A window of Nicotiana tabacum cultivar K326 chromosome 24, ASM71507v2, whole genome shotgun sequence contains these coding sequences:
- the LOC107832532 gene encoding uncharacterized protein LOC107832532: MPQKQSPNFVSDLPTFFSFVCPNNKPEKQNHQKIKNQSKEEKFPKSYNLITMMAAAKANPNSLFLSSSSTPYSSFPPLHRISLNKLPFLPRSQCSNLISACSKKPISGSVNLDPSITSFGSGSTKVDSLDESAEVSSSPSNAIDFLTLCHSLKTQKRKGWVNHGIKGPESIADHMYLMSVMALIASDLPDVNRERCIKMAIVHDIAEAIVGDITPSDGVPKAEKSRREQAALNEMCKILGGGMRAEEIKELWQEYENNASLEANLVKDFDKVEMILQALEYESEHGKVLDEFFLSTAGKFQTEIGKSWAAEIHSRRNSRLEKRLN; the protein is encoded by the exons ATGCCCCAAAAACAAAGTCCCAATTTTGTTTCGGACCTTCCAACCTTTTTCTCTTTCGTTTGCCCAAACAACAAACCAGAAAAACAAAACCATCAAAAGATCAAAAACcaatcaaaagaagaaaaatttccCAAATCTTACAATCTTATTACAATGATGGCAGCAGCTAAAGCCAACCCAAATTCCCTTTTCCTTTCATCTTCATCAACCCCTTACTCTTCTTTCCCACCACTTCACCGGATTTCTTTAAATAAGCTTCCTTTTTTGCCCCGTTCTCAATGTTCAAACCTTATTTCTGCTTGTTCCAAAAAACCCATTTCGGGTTCTGTGAATTTGGATCCGAGTATCACTAGTTTCGGGTCCGGGTCAACAAAGGTTGATTCTTTGGATGAAAGTGCTGAAGTTTCGTCTTCTCCTTCTAATGCCATTGATTTTCTCACTTTGTGTCATAGTCTTAAG ACCCAAAAGCGGAAGGGATGGGTAAATCATGGGATAAAAGGTCCTGAGTCTATTGCTGATCATATGTACCTAATGTCCGTGATGGCTTTGATCGCTAGTGACCTTCCCGATGTTAACAGAGAAAG GTGCATTAAGATGGCCATTGTTCATGACATTGCTGAAG CAATTGTTGGAGATATAACTCCATCTGATGGTGTGCCTAAGGCTGAGAAAAGCAGACGTGAGCAAGCTGCCTTGAATGAAATGTGCAAAATTCTTGGTGGAGGGATGAGAG CTGAAGAGATTAAAGAACTGTGGCAAGAGTATGAAAATAATGCTTCATTAGAGGCCAATCTTGTAAAAGATTTTGACAAG GTTGAAATGATTCTGCAGGCATTGGAATATGAATCAG AACACGGAAAGGTGCTGGACGAGTTTTTCCTTTCAACTGCAG GAAAATTTCAAACAGAAATAGGAAAAAGCTGGGCTGCTGAAATCCATTCCCGGAGAAACTCCAGATTGGAAAAGAGACTCAACTAA